TCGCTGTTGCTGCGCTGCAAATCAGCATTGAGCATCGCCAGCTCATCCACCTTCTTCAGCACAATACCAATAATGGCACCACGAAGCTCTAGGACGGCTTCTTTGGCCAGATCGCTCCAGGGAAGCGATTTCCTCCGAACCGTCTCTTGCCAGCGTTCAAAGGACTGTCTCGGTGTCAAATAAGGTAAACCCTCGGCATCAACCCCTTGCTGCTGCTTGGGTTCGCCTCCCCAATTTACCGTCTGTACCACCTCCGGTTTAAACCACAGCAGATGGATATTCTGGGCAGGAGAGATTTGCAGGGCTAACAATCCACTAGCAACAACTTGATGGTCGGCCAGAGCAGGATACACTTTCCCCAGTTGATCGGTACTGTAGAGTAGAGCGGGGGGAGTAAGCTGTTGGCTCACCCAGTGGATTAAAGGGGCAATTGTCGGTTCCGGGGGAGTCTGTCCAAAAGCAATCAACTGTTCGCCTTCGCAGAACACTAAACCTGAGGCATCGGCCAGCACCATCAAGTCGATAGGATGATGACTGATGGCGGCCAACAGCGACTGGTAGCGACTACTGGATTGCACAAAATTGGCCTGAATCGACTGTAGTCTCACCCGCTCCACCAAACGTTGCTTGTCCAATTTTGTGAGCAGCTCCATGGAGACGGCCTGTCCAACAAATTCACAAACTGTGCGCAGTGGGTAGGATAGGGGCTTTGGGACATAGTGATGGCAAGCAATTAGGCCCCAAAGCTGCTGATTGCACAGCAGCGAAATCGACAGAGACGCCCGCACCCCCATATTGTTCAGATATTCTGTATGCATTGGCGAAACACTTCGCAGAACAGACAGGCTCATATCTAACGGGGCTTGGGTGACGGGGCTATGCAGCGGCTCCAGGGGAATCGGTTCATAGGTGGCATCGGGAATCAGGCGCAGGCGATTGAGCCGATATAGCTGTTTGGCCTGTTTGGGAATATCAGTAGCTGGATAGTGCAGTCCGAGAAAAGGCTCTAGATCAGATCGCCGATCCTCGGCAATCACATCGCCAGCACCGTCTGAATCAAACCGATAGACCATCACGCGGTCAAACCCCGTAATCTGACGAACTTCAGCCGCAGCCGTTTGACACAATTCCGTCAGAGTCTGAGCTTGCTGTAGGTGATTAATGGGGGCCTTGACCCATCGATAAAAATCAAAAAAATCGATGGGTTGGGGATTGTCTAGGGGTTCTAATTCCAGGACAATGACGGTCTCAGTCCGATGGGCCACTCCACCCATATCCCTGCCATTAACCCTCAGTTGGAGTGGATTAACCTGTTCAAAATCAGCTGCCAAGCATCCCCGAATCTGATCCAATTGATTGGGGGGGAGTAGCTTAGATAAAGGTTGACCCAATAGCGCCGCAGGAGGTTGTCCCAGTAGCTGAAGGGCATTCTGACTGATCTGCTGAATTACGAAATCGTCTTCAGTGCAGGTGATAAGAACCCCATGAGGCTGAATGGCGCTGGGGATATGGATGGGTTCGCGATCGCAGTTCGTCAACGACACATCCGATGGCACAAGATCAGGATCAGTGAGGATTGCGATTTCTGCTCTAACCTGCGTGTTTGGATCGGAAGATTCAGGTGAAACCGATGATGTCATTGAAAACAAATATACTTGTGAGTAATGGTAATCCTTATTATGGAACGAAAACAGGTCACCCTTTGCAACCTAAGGAGTTGTTGCAGTGCGAGGTTGGCAATCGCAGATAAAACTACTCAAAACATCCTTAGCAGCTGCTAGAGGGCCTGTCCTTGCCGCTACGTCCTCGGCACTACCCATCAAACTATCAATGGTTCCAGCCACATCCGCTAAACGGGCACCATCAACGTATAGCTGTTGAGTTGGATACCTTTGCAGAAATTCTAAAAACGAAATCTGGTTATCATCACTGAGGGAAAGCAGAATGGCTGATCGGAGTGCTTGCAGATTGGCCTTTTTTTCGGGGGTGTGAATGACCTGACCTGCTTGGAACAGAGCATATTCTCCAGGCAATAGATGGAGGATTTTATCTGCTGTCCGCAAATCTACCTTAAGATCTTTGGTCATAAACTGGCGAGCGGTTTCGGGGTCTTGACCCGATACCCTTAGAAAGAATTTAAGATTAGAAGACGCTTGACCAGTCTGAGCAAACGTTTCGAGTTCATCAACGGTCAGAGATTGTCCAAATTGATTGTAAGTAAAGACAACTTTCTCTGCAGCTCGAACGGGGGTAGGCATCAAACCTGCCACTGAGATTGAGGCAATGGCGCTGAAGGTGAGGCCGATCTGCCAACGCCTAATTTGTTGAAATAACGAATACCAAGTGGCCATTAGTGGACTCCAAAAAACACAGTAAATTTATGTCAGCAAAAGACCAGAGAAGAAAACAATCGTTTTCCTGTAAGTAGGGATAAACTCAAAAATTTCCTAACGTTCTATGGAGTCGGCGTTGGATTAGAGGGTAATGGAGTGGGGAAGACGGGGGTTAATGCACGGGTAGTGTTTTGGGGTGCCTTGTTATTTCTGGACATCGTGGTAGCCGGAGCTTTGTCCTTGCAATTCTCTGCCACATTTTGAGGTTGATAGGAGGGATTGGCCGCTACATCGGCAGAGGATTGAGCTGTATTGCAATCGCAAATAAAATCCG
The genomic region above belongs to Acaryochloris sp. CCMEE 5410 and contains:
- a CDS encoding ATP-binding protein — encoded protein: MTSSVSPESSDPNTQVRAEIAILTDPDLVPSDVSLTNCDREPIHIPSAIQPHGVLITCTEDDFVIQQISQNALQLLGQPPAALLGQPLSKLLPPNQLDQIRGCLAADFEQVNPLQLRVNGRDMGGVAHRTETVIVLELEPLDNPQPIDFFDFYRWVKAPINHLQQAQTLTELCQTAAAEVRQITGFDRVMVYRFDSDGAGDVIAEDRRSDLEPFLGLHYPATDIPKQAKQLYRLNRLRLIPDATYEPIPLEPLHSPVTQAPLDMSLSVLRSVSPMHTEYLNNMGVRASLSISLLCNQQLWGLIACHHYVPKPLSYPLRTVCEFVGQAVSMELLTKLDKQRLVERVRLQSIQANFVQSSSRYQSLLAAISHHPIDLMVLADASGLVFCEGEQLIAFGQTPPEPTIAPLIHWVSQQLTPPALLYSTDQLGKVYPALADHQVVASGLLALQISPAQNIHLLWFKPEVVQTVNWGGEPKQQQGVDAEGLPYLTPRQSFERWQETVRRKSLPWSDLAKEAVLELRGAIIGIVLKKVDELAMLNADLQRSNSELDAFAYIASHDLKEPLRGIHNYSSFLIEDYGEQLDAEGQHKLETLMRLTQRMEDLISSLLHYSRLGRADLAIYDTDLSAVLAEVLGVIQMSQPESVEFRIPRSLPTLACDRIRVTEVFTNLISNAIKYNNKPHKWIEIGYITPDEDRSILPETLDTDQMVLYVRDNGIGIRERQLENVFKIFKRLHAPNRYGGGTGAGLTIVKKIVERHGGRIAIQSVPREGSTFYFYLGQ
- a CDS encoding alpha/beta hydrolase codes for the protein MATWYSLFQQIRRWQIGLTFSAIASISVAGLMPTPVRAAEKVVFTYNQFGQSLTVDELETFAQTGQASSNLKFFLRVSGQDPETARQFMTKDLKVDLRTADKILHLLPGEYALFQAGQVIHTPEKKANLQALRSAILLSLSDDNQISFLEFLQRYPTQQLYVDGARLADVAGTIDSLMGSAEDVAARTGPLAAAKDVLSSFICDCQPRTATTP